A genomic region of Desulfosarcina ovata subsp. ovata contains the following coding sequences:
- a CDS encoding universal stress protein: MEAIKKILLATDLSEDCRNAYNYAFDLASALNGQIALLHVIVPKPLSSPLEMRINKLLGKGSFESIMQDYENDARSVLIGKRKEVDIIKDALAKFRASLAKFSDSVGDKGAGTDNPPPDDEILVNTGDVVEEILSVAEEQKSDLIILSTHARSSEEAAVSKTVQDVLRQARVPVTLVPPVRI, encoded by the coding sequence ATGGAAGCCATTAAAAAAATACTCCTGGCCACGGACCTGTCCGAAGATTGCAGAAATGCGTACAACTATGCATTCGATCTCGCATCGGCCCTGAACGGACAGATTGCCCTGCTCCATGTGATCGTTCCAAAACCGCTTTCGAGCCCCCTGGAAATGCGCATTAACAAGCTATTGGGCAAAGGGAGTTTTGAATCGATCATGCAGGATTACGAAAATGATGCACGCTCGGTTTTGATTGGCAAGCGTAAAGAGGTCGACATTATCAAGGATGCATTGGCCAAGTTCAGGGCTTCGCTGGCCAAATTTTCGGACAGCGTTGGGGATAAAGGGGCGGGGACGGACAATCCTCCCCCCGACGACGAAATTCTCGTCAACACCGGTGACGTCGTTGAAGAGATCCTGTCCGTGGCCGAAGAACAGAAAAGCGACCTGATCATCCTCAGCACTCATGCCCGTTCGTCGGAAGAGGCCGCCGTTTCAAAAACCGTTCAGGACGTGCTGCGACAAGCCCGGGTGCCGGTGACACTTGTTCCCCCGGTCCGTATCTAA
- a CDS encoding SET domain-containing protein-lysine N-methyltransferase, producing the protein MPTKNKLNPLYRHPDLVISECDFGHGIFTTTFLPANTTLEECPYLRIKADECASSLDDYVFNLESAEDNGESDYYSLVLGWGSLFNHADTHNTEYWHDTERDLIVFHTIKDVPAGKQLFVNYGKEWWQSRELAPE; encoded by the coding sequence ATGCCAACGAAAAACAAGCTGAATCCCCTCTACCGACATCCCGACCTTGTTATTTCAGAATGCGATTTCGGCCATGGAATTTTTACCACCACTTTTCTGCCTGCAAACACAACACTTGAAGAGTGCCCTTATCTACGGATAAAAGCCGATGAATGTGCCAGTTCGCTGGACGACTATGTGTTCAATCTGGAGTCGGCCGAGGATAACGGCGAGTCGGATTACTATTCCCTGGTGCTCGGTTGGGGCAGCCTTTTCAACCATGCCGATACGCACAATACCGAATACTGGCACGATACGGAACGTGACCTGATCGTTTTTCATACCATCAAGGACGTTCCTGCCGGAAAACAGCTTTTTGTCAACTACGGGAAAGAGTGGTGGCAATCCAGGGAACTGGCCCCTGAATGA
- a CDS encoding TetR/AcrR family transcriptional regulator: protein MSKKVVICEKALDLFCERGYDNTPMSHIAKAIGASKAILYHYFSNKEELLFSIIEYQMEKYLTPILDDAAQIEDPEQRLRYFIKGYTRLLANDSRSRIMVHEAHRLDPEHSKIIQARHNRLYQLIYDTIAEMEAQGKVRAPQKAFTTFAAIGMCSWTFYWFDYQRKELADQLADTFADLFFNGILNSCGDTD, encoded by the coding sequence TTGTCAAAAAAAGTGGTAATTTGTGAAAAAGCATTGGACCTGTTCTGTGAGCGGGGATACGATAACACCCCCATGTCCCACATCGCCAAAGCGATTGGCGCAAGTAAGGCGATTCTTTACCATTATTTTTCCAACAAAGAAGAACTGCTTTTTTCCATAATCGAGTACCAGATGGAAAAATATCTTACGCCCATTCTGGATGACGCTGCACAAATCGAAGATCCTGAGCAGCGGCTGCGTTATTTCATTAAAGGGTACACCCGGCTTCTGGCCAACGACAGTCGATCACGCATCATGGTGCACGAGGCTCATCGTTTAGATCCTGAACATTCAAAAATCATCCAGGCCCGTCACAACCGATTGTATCAGCTGATTTATGACACCATTGCGGAAATGGAGGCCCAGGGCAAAGTGCGCGCCCCGCAAAAGGCATTCACCACCTTTGCCGCCATCGGCATGTGTTCGTGGACTTTTTACTGGTTCGATTACCAGCGGAAGGAATTAGCCGACCAACTGGCCGACACTTTCGCTGATTTGTTTTTCAACGGTATTTTAAACTCCTGCGGCGACACGGATTAA
- a CDS encoding class I adenylate-forming enzyme family protein, whose amino-acid sequence MDRYACWQQVWPEGVPQNIEADKPFTEYFRDRATERPDAVAIYFYGYEIDYATLNRKIDQFANALIDRGLNKGDRVGVFLQNSPHYVISFFGVIRAGGIVVNLNPMFKAMELDPIIEKTGIETIIVQDSLFAELNKTINLPSSERVIVARLSDYIPENPQFSPPPEALGTNESFPGTVDFQELIASGKPESVCRIDDMDADLAMLQLTGGTTGVPKAAMISVRAFTLAVLINRAWYRLTTADTSLGVAPFFHIMGLQATMVPCLVSGCTLLVITRFDPQTIARVIAERGCSVWVAAPTMLTDLVNMPEIEGFDFSSLRVIVTGGSPISLSLQQRIKALAPNSQLGEGYGMTEILASGGVHTPLGRWKEGFCGIPMINDLKIVDLEMGEKEMPPNQEGEIVIKGSTVMQGYWNQPEETRDVFRDGWFYTGDIGFLDEEGYLKIVDRKKELILCSGFNVYPSDLENIMSRHPAILEVAVIGVPDDYRGESPKAIVILKDEYQDKVTEKDIVDWCRENMASYKRPREVEFQQALPKSGAGKILKRLLN is encoded by the coding sequence ATGGACAGATATGCGTGTTGGCAACAGGTATGGCCGGAAGGGGTTCCACAAAACATAGAGGCAGACAAACCGTTTACCGAGTATTTCAGGGACCGGGCAACCGAGCGACCGGATGCCGTGGCCATCTACTTTTATGGCTATGAGATCGACTATGCGACGCTGAATCGCAAGATCGATCAATTTGCCAATGCTTTGATCGACCGGGGATTGAACAAAGGCGATCGGGTCGGTGTTTTTCTGCAGAACAGCCCCCATTACGTGATCAGTTTCTTCGGGGTTATCCGTGCCGGTGGCATCGTGGTCAATCTCAACCCCATGTTCAAAGCCATGGAACTGGATCCGATCATCGAAAAAACCGGGATCGAGACCATCATCGTTCAGGACAGCCTATTCGCGGAACTGAACAAAACAATCAATCTTCCCTCCTCCGAGCGGGTTATTGTGGCCCGGCTGTCCGACTATATTCCGGAAAATCCGCAGTTTTCCCCGCCGCCCGAGGCACTGGGCACCAACGAATCCTTTCCCGGAACCGTCGATTTCCAGGAATTGATCGCCTCGGGGAAGCCGGAATCGGTGTGCCGTATTGATGATATGGATGCGGATCTGGCCATGCTCCAGTTGACCGGCGGCACCACAGGCGTGCCCAAGGCGGCCATGATCAGCGTACGCGCCTTCACCCTGGCCGTTTTGATCAACCGGGCTTGGTACCGTTTGACGACAGCGGATACCAGCCTCGGGGTGGCGCCGTTCTTCCACATCATGGGACTGCAGGCGACCATGGTGCCGTGCCTGGTGTCGGGTTGCACCCTGTTGGTGATTACCCGTTTTGATCCGCAGACGATCGCCAGGGTCATCGCCGAGCGGGGTTGTTCGGTCTGGGTGGCGGCCCCCACCATGCTGACCGACCTGGTCAACATGCCGGAGATAGAGGGATTCGACTTCTCTTCCTTAAGGGTCATCGTTACCGGTGGTTCGCCGATTTCGCTCAGCCTACAGCAGCGCATTAAAGCACTGGCGCCCAACAGCCAACTGGGTGAGGGTTACGGTATGACCGAGATCCTCGCCTCGGGCGGCGTGCATACCCCGCTTGGCCGATGGAAAGAGGGGTTTTGTGGGATTCCCATGATCAACGACCTTAAAATCGTTGATCTTGAAATGGGGGAAAAGGAGATGCCACCCAATCAAGAAGGCGAAATTGTCATCAAAGGATCCACGGTCATGCAGGGATACTGGAACCAGCCGGAGGAAACCCGGGACGTCTTCCGCGACGGTTGGTTCTATACCGGCGACATCGGTTTTTTGGATGAAGAGGGCTATCTGAAAATTGTCGACCGAAAAAAGGAGTTGATTCTCTGCTCCGGATTCAATGTCTATCCCAGCGACCTGGAGAACATCATGAGCCGCCATCCCGCCATCCTCGAAGTGGCCGTGATCGGCGTTCCCGATGATTACCGGGGAGAGTCGCCCAAGGCAATTGTGATTTTGAAAGATGAGTATCAGGACAAGGTCACGGAAAAGGACATCGTTGATTGGTGCCGGGAAAACATGGCTTCCTACAAGCGCCCCCGGGAAGTTGAATTCCAGCAAGCCCTGCCCAAGTCCGGTGCGGGTAAGATATTAAAAAGATTGCTGAACTGA
- a CDS encoding enoyl-CoA hydratase/isomerase family protein, which yields MGVTISNHSEHVRILRIDRPPVNALDNPTMEAFGEAVDTAMQDSSVRVIVVTGAGEKAFAAGADLDELAVCDPEGGKKLVSGVKTIMGKLRQGTKPVIAAINGLAAGGGLELAMSCDIRVADGRAGLGLPEVTLGVLPGSGGTQMLPRLIGVGRALDMMLSGKIISAEEGFRLGLIDLVAGEAGALADALAMAEKLSANAPLAMAEIKALAYATLSQPLAQGFEMETDGFGRLCETQDRDEGIAAFKSRRKAVFQGK from the coding sequence ATGGGTGTAACTATTTCCAATCATAGTGAACATGTCCGTATTCTGCGCATCGACCGGCCACCGGTCAATGCGCTGGACAATCCGACAATGGAAGCCTTTGGCGAAGCGGTGGACACGGCCATGCAGGACAGCTCCGTTCGTGTGATTGTGGTAACCGGTGCAGGAGAAAAAGCTTTTGCTGCCGGTGCGGACCTGGATGAACTGGCGGTCTGTGACCCCGAAGGCGGGAAGAAGCTGGTCAGCGGGGTCAAGACGATCATGGGCAAGCTCAGGCAAGGCACCAAACCGGTGATTGCGGCCATCAACGGCCTGGCAGCCGGCGGCGGTCTCGAACTGGCCATGTCCTGCGACATCCGCGTTGCCGATGGGCGGGCCGGACTTGGGTTGCCGGAAGTGACCCTGGGGGTTCTGCCCGGCTCCGGGGGTACCCAGATGCTGCCGCGCCTGATCGGCGTCGGCAGGGCACTCGACATGATGCTTTCCGGTAAAATCATCAGCGCGGAAGAGGGTTTCCGGCTGGGTTTGATCGATTTGGTGGCTGGTGAGGCCGGTGCACTGGCCGACGCGTTGGCCATGGCGGAAAAGCTGTCCGCCAACGCTCCCCTGGCCATGGCGGAGATCAAGGCCTTGGCTTATGCGACCCTGTCACAACCATTGGCGCAGGGCTTTGAGATGGAGACCGACGGTTTTGGTCGGCTTTGTGAAACCCAGGATCGGGACGAGGGGATTGCCGCGTTCAAATCCCGGCGCAAAGCGGTTTTTCAAGGAAAATAA
- a CDS encoding thiolase family protein, which translates to MTMDTNIPVIVSAVRTPIGVFGGSLKSVLHEQLAVPVLKEVCERVDFSKDLVDDVYWGTVMVRSDENGLARGAVLKAGYPDRVTTVQVNRACCSSMEAIRIASMEIRLGESQAVVAGGGESMSNVSYSIKNARWGLGWRHQELSDGVYDGLFDHHTGLIMGMTAENVAEKYGITREMQDEFSYTSQMRAKKALETGRFKDEIVPIVIPGKRGKPDKIVDTDEHPKPQTTLEELSQLKPAFKKDGSVTAGNASGLNDGASAVLVLSKAMADQYQMKRQWRVVGSAAIGVDPTMMGIGPIDAVRKLFKQTGYTIDDIELFEINEAFAAPSVAVEKELGLNRDIVNVNGSGIALGHPIGDTGCRIVVSLIHEMEKRGLSRGLASLCGGGGHGQAIIIERVE; encoded by the coding sequence ATGACGATGGATACAAATATTCCGGTAATTGTGTCGGCGGTGAGAACGCCCATTGGCGTTTTTGGCGGATCCCTTAAATCGGTCCTCCACGAGCAGTTGGCCGTGCCGGTATTGAAGGAAGTTTGCGAGCGGGTGGATTTCTCCAAGGATTTGGTCGACGATGTCTATTGGGGCACCGTCATGGTTCGCAGTGATGAGAACGGCCTGGCCCGGGGGGCGGTGCTGAAAGCCGGATACCCGGATCGGGTGACTACCGTTCAGGTCAACCGCGCCTGCTGCTCCTCCATGGAGGCCATCCGGATTGCGTCCATGGAAATCCGGTTGGGCGAGTCCCAGGCGGTGGTGGCCGGCGGCGGGGAGAGCATGAGCAATGTCTCCTACAGCATCAAAAATGCCCGCTGGGGACTGGGCTGGCGCCACCAGGAACTGTCCGATGGCGTTTATGATGGATTGTTCGACCATCACACCGGCCTGATCATGGGCATGACCGCGGAAAATGTGGCCGAGAAATATGGAATCACCCGGGAAATGCAGGACGAATTTTCCTACACCAGCCAGATGCGGGCCAAGAAAGCCCTGGAGACCGGGCGTTTCAAGGATGAGATCGTGCCGATCGTCATCCCCGGCAAGCGAGGCAAGCCGGATAAGATTGTCGACACGGATGAACACCCCAAGCCGCAAACCACGCTGGAGGAGTTAAGCCAGCTGAAGCCGGCATTCAAAAAGGACGGCAGCGTCACCGCCGGCAATGCTTCGGGTTTGAATGACGGCGCCAGCGCGGTGCTGGTGCTTTCCAAGGCCATGGCCGACCAGTACCAGATGAAACGCCAGTGGCGCGTGGTCGGATCCGCGGCCATCGGCGTGGATCCCACGATGATGGGCATCGGTCCCATCGACGCCGTCCGCAAACTGTTCAAGCAGACCGGGTACACCATCGACGATATCGAATTGTTCGAAATCAACGAGGCCTTTGCCGCCCCTAGCGTGGCTGTGGAAAAAGAGTTGGGATTGAACCGCGACATCGTCAACGTCAATGGCAGCGGAATTGCCCTGGGGCATCCCATCGGCGATACGGGTTGCCGGATCGTGGTCAGCCTGATTCATGAGATGGAAAAGCGGGGACTCAGCCGGGGCCTGGCCTCTTTGTGCGGCGGTGGCGGTCATGGGCAGGCCATTATCATCGAACGGGTGGAATGA
- a CDS encoding 3-hydroxyacyl-CoA dehydrogenase family protein, with the protein MQTPKKVGVLGAGTMGAEIALCFSVAGASVVLKDVELALAEKGKARLAKVVDKAVEKGRFPAEERDAVLDRIVPTGDYEPMADADLVVEAVFEKIELKKAILSEADQVCKPECVLATNTSSIPITLLSTAVSEARRPRFVGAHFFAPAFVMKLVEVIPGLETSDETVDVVMEACRQIKKNPILVKDTAGFVVNRMLFALFNEAVRLVDEGVASCEDIDTGCRLGLGHPLGPFALMDMADLEMALDVSNLLKDAHGDRFRFGTALKQRVYAGHRGKRFGRGWYAYDKKD; encoded by the coding sequence ATGCAAACGCCAAAAAAGGTGGGTGTCTTGGGTGCTGGAACCATGGGGGCTGAAATTGCGCTCTGTTTCTCGGTGGCAGGGGCGTCGGTGGTTCTGAAGGATGTTGAACTGGCTCTGGCCGAGAAAGGCAAAGCCCGACTGGCCAAGGTGGTCGATAAGGCAGTCGAAAAGGGCCGTTTCCCGGCTGAAGAACGCGATGCGGTTCTGGATCGTATCGTACCGACCGGCGATTATGAGCCGATGGCCGATGCCGATCTGGTCGTCGAGGCGGTTTTTGAAAAAATCGAACTGAAAAAGGCGATTCTGTCCGAGGCGGACCAGGTATGCAAGCCCGAGTGTGTCCTTGCCACCAATACCTCGTCGATTCCGATTACCTTGCTCTCCACTGCGGTATCCGAGGCGCGGCGGCCGCGTTTTGTGGGCGCGCATTTTTTTGCACCGGCGTTTGTCATGAAACTGGTGGAAGTCATTCCCGGCCTGGAGACGTCCGACGAGACCGTCGATGTCGTCATGGAGGCTTGCCGGCAGATCAAGAAAAATCCGATTCTGGTCAAGGATACCGCCGGATTTGTGGTCAACCGGATGCTCTTCGCCCTGTTCAATGAGGCCGTACGGTTGGTTGACGAAGGTGTTGCCAGCTGTGAAGACATCGACACGGGTTGCCGTTTGGGCCTGGGCCATCCACTGGGACCATTTGCCCTGATGGACATGGCCGACCTGGAGATGGCCCTGGACGTGAGTAATCTGCTCAAAGATGCCCATGGTGACCGTTTTCGTTTCGGTACCGCCCTGAAACAACGGGTTTACGCCGGACACCGGGGCAAGCGATTTGGCCGGGGGTGGTATGCATACGATAAAAAAGATTGA
- a CDS encoding acyl-CoA dehydrogenase yields the protein MANLITDRRDIDFVLYEQLDVLALSKFPKYKGYNRKTFDLIISEARNFALKELLPIWVDGDRVGATFENGQVRVPPSYHRAFKLLCEGEWTALAESPEWGGQGVPITISVAADEFLVGANLTCNSYATFGGGTAKMIELFGTDAQKELFLKNLYTAHWGGTMLLTEADAGSNVGALSTSATSNPDGTYSISGNKIFITNGDQDLTENIIHPVLARIEGDPPGSKGLSLFIVPKIWVNEDGSLGEFNDVVCTGIEEKMGSHGSVTCSLALGGKGKCRGILLGKPGQGMMIMFHMMNEARLKVGFQGFIHGSAAYQYALAYARERRQGYDLEKGKNVDDEQVPIIRHPDVRRMLLWMKSHVEGMRSLEYYIAHSFDMLESTDDPDAKGYYEGVTALLTPVLKTYCAVKGFDICVKAIQVYGGYGYTKDFPVEQLARDVKITSIYEGTDGIQAMDLIGRKLAMNKGAVFAAFIKEMRTAAERAAAIEQLAPLAADVQGAVDRFEALTKHIQESMRSASFKVAFANSVPFLMVMGDVIMAWMLIWRASIASEKLQKKSKGKDLAFYQGQVFSAEYFVKSVLPETLGQMDAIVSGGDAVVNISEEAFGG from the coding sequence ATGGCAAACTTGATTACAGACCGTCGGGATATCGATTTCGTTCTCTACGAACAGCTGGATGTTTTGGCATTGAGCAAATTTCCCAAGTACAAGGGGTACAACCGCAAAACCTTTGATTTGATCATTTCCGAGGCGCGCAATTTCGCACTGAAAGAACTGCTGCCCATCTGGGTTGACGGGGATCGCGTGGGAGCGACTTTTGAAAACGGCCAGGTGCGGGTGCCGCCGTCCTATCATCGTGCCTTCAAGCTCCTGTGCGAGGGCGAATGGACGGCACTGGCGGAAAGTCCCGAGTGGGGCGGGCAGGGGGTGCCGATCACCATCAGTGTGGCCGCCGATGAATTTCTTGTGGGCGCCAATCTTACCTGCAACAGCTATGCGACGTTCGGTGGCGGAACCGCCAAAATGATCGAACTCTTCGGCACCGACGCCCAGAAAGAACTTTTTCTCAAGAACCTCTACACGGCCCATTGGGGCGGGACCATGCTGCTCACCGAAGCGGATGCCGGATCCAACGTGGGGGCCCTGAGCACATCGGCGACGTCGAACCCGGATGGCACTTATTCCATCAGCGGGAACAAGATTTTCATCACCAACGGCGATCAGGACCTGACCGAGAATATCATTCATCCAGTGCTGGCCCGTATCGAAGGCGACCCGCCGGGCAGCAAAGGTCTCTCCCTGTTCATCGTTCCTAAAATATGGGTCAACGAAGACGGCAGCCTGGGCGAATTCAACGATGTGGTGTGCACGGGTATCGAGGAGAAAATGGGCAGTCACGGCAGCGTCACCTGCAGCCTTGCCCTGGGCGGCAAGGGCAAGTGCCGTGGCATTCTGCTGGGCAAGCCGGGGCAGGGAATGATGATCATGTTCCACATGATGAACGAAGCCCGCCTCAAAGTCGGTTTTCAGGGGTTCATTCATGGATCGGCAGCCTATCAGTACGCCCTGGCCTATGCCCGTGAACGGCGCCAGGGATACGACCTGGAAAAAGGTAAAAATGTCGATGACGAGCAGGTTCCCATTATCCGGCATCCGGACGTGCGGCGCATGCTGCTCTGGATGAAATCCCATGTGGAAGGCATGCGCAGCCTGGAATACTATATCGCCCACAGTTTCGACATGTTGGAGAGCACGGACGATCCCGACGCCAAAGGCTATTACGAGGGGGTCACGGCCCTGCTCACGCCGGTGCTCAAAACCTATTGCGCGGTCAAGGGTTTCGATATCTGTGTCAAGGCCATCCAGGTGTATGGGGGCTACGGTTACACCAAGGATTTCCCGGTGGAGCAGCTCGCCAGGGATGTCAAGATCACTTCCATTTATGAAGGGACGGATGGCATCCAGGCCATGGACCTGATCGGCCGCAAACTGGCCATGAACAAAGGGGCCGTATTTGCAGCCTTCATCAAGGAGATGAGAACTGCCGCCGAGCGTGCCGCCGCCATCGAACAATTGGCTCCCCTGGCCGCCGATGTCCAGGGCGCGGTCGATCGCTTTGAGGCGCTGACCAAGCATATCCAGGAGAGCATGCGCTCGGCATCGTTTAAAGTCGCCTTTGCCAATTCGGTTCCTTTCCTCATGGTCATGGGGGATGTGATCATGGCCTGGATGCTGATCTGGCGGGCCAGTATTGCCAGTGAAAAGCTTCAGAAGAAAAGCAAAGGCAAGGACCTGGCGTTTTATCAGGGCCAGGTTTTCAGTGCCGAATATTTTGTCAAATCGGTACTTCCCGAGACCCTTGGGCAGATGGATGCCATTGTTTCCGGTGGCGACGCCGTCGTGAATATCAGCGAGGAGGCTTTTGGAGGCTGA
- a CDS encoding universal stress protein, producing MENDDKDVTVRKILLPLKFSQTGSNAFKMALNLAGCCAARLDILSVVKPVSHSPLTEKKYLEKIQTEFHRFKAINSPRLGSFQNYQFAWQAGDSATEILKYAERNSVDIIILGCHYRNNRPCYNRLGEVAQLIFQWASCAVMLVPGGTLKEKPCYRTTDALCNKKEGNHP from the coding sequence ATGGAAAACGACGATAAGGATGTAACGGTTCGTAAAATTCTGCTGCCCTTGAAATTTTCACAAACGGGCAGCAATGCTTTCAAAATGGCATTGAATTTAGCCGGATGTTGTGCGGCACGGCTGGATATTCTTTCTGTTGTGAAACCGGTATCCCATTCGCCTCTCACTGAAAAAAAATATCTTGAAAAAATACAAACGGAATTCCATCGATTCAAAGCAATCAATTCACCACGGTTGGGTAGTTTTCAAAACTATCAGTTTGCATGGCAAGCCGGCGATTCCGCAACGGAAATTCTCAAATACGCTGAACGCAACAGCGTCGATATCATTATTCTGGGATGCCACTATCGAAACAACAGGCCTTGTTACAATCGTCTGGGAGAAGTCGCGCAACTCATTTTTCAATGGGCCTCATGTGCCGTTATGCTGGTTCCTGGCGGAACGTTAAAAGAGAAGCCCTGTTATCGTACCACGGACGCGCTCTGCAATAAAAAGGAAGGAAATCATCCATGA
- a CDS encoding glycosyltransferase family protein, producing MARHKNSTFNILMYSHDTYGLGHIRRTMAIANQLKTTGTNILILTGSPIVGRFAFPKNIDFVRIPGMIKVTNEEYLPLSIKLNPNHVLAIREKIILATAKAFRPALFIVDKEPLGLKKEVLSTLFWMKKCQPRCKTILGLRDIMDDREVVRRDWTKKDIYTHLKRLYDEIWVYGQQDFYDPITEYAIPETVSRKMVFTGYIPRKIPARKTVLETKRSLGLADDQKLIVVTTGGGGDGFAIMDNYMAMLEQESQPLPFRSVLVFGPFMPKQQRQQIIERGRRHQVITCRFYRRMEELLAAADVVISMGGYNTICEILSQGTLSLVVPRETPRKEQLLRAQALQRHGLADFIPWHELNPTALKAKIIALLENGSAHHEAIGKFQFTGLSVMHDRIRIFKEQPYVA from the coding sequence ATGGCCAGGCATAAGAATTCGACCTTCAATATCCTGATGTATTCCCACGACACCTATGGTCTCGGCCATATCCGCCGTACCATGGCCATTGCCAACCAATTAAAAACAACGGGTACCAACATCCTTATCCTCACCGGTTCCCCCATCGTGGGGCGTTTCGCGTTTCCCAAGAACATCGATTTCGTACGCATTCCAGGCATGATCAAGGTCACCAACGAAGAGTATCTGCCACTTTCCATAAAGCTCAATCCCAATCACGTCCTGGCAATTCGCGAAAAAATTATCCTCGCCACGGCCAAGGCGTTTCGGCCGGCCCTGTTTATCGTGGACAAGGAACCCCTGGGGTTAAAAAAGGAAGTGCTCTCGACCCTGTTTTGGATGAAAAAATGCCAGCCGCGCTGCAAAACGATTCTGGGATTGCGGGACATCATGGACGATCGCGAGGTGGTCCGTCGGGACTGGACCAAGAAAGACATCTACACCCATCTAAAACGGCTTTATGACGAAATCTGGGTCTACGGCCAACAGGACTTTTACGATCCCATCACCGAATATGCCATTCCGGAAACCGTCAGCCGCAAAATGGTCTTTACCGGCTATATTCCTCGAAAAATCCCTGCTCGCAAGACGGTTTTGGAGACCAAGCGCAGCCTGGGCCTTGCCGATGATCAGAAACTGATCGTGGTTACCACCGGTGGTGGGGGGGACGGCTTTGCCATCATGGACAACTATATGGCCATGCTGGAACAAGAATCCCAACCACTGCCGTTTCGGAGCGTTTTGGTTTTCGGTCCTTTCATGCCCAAACAGCAGCGGCAGCAGATCATCGAGCGCGGACGGCGGCACCAGGTAATCACCTGCCGGTTTTACCGTCGCATGGAAGAACTTCTGGCGGCCGCCGACGTTGTTATCAGCATGGGCGGGTACAACACGATCTGCGAAATTCTTTCTCAAGGGACCCTTTCCCTGGTGGTCCCCAGGGAAACACCGCGCAAGGAGCAACTGCTGAGGGCACAGGCCTTGCAACGTCACGGGTTGGCCGATTTCATTCCCTGGCATGAATTGAATCCAACTGCGTTGAAGGCCAAGATCATCGCTTTGCTTGAAAATGGCAGTGCCCATCATGAGGCCATCGGCAAATTCCAATTCACCGGGCTTTCGGTGATGCACGACCGCATCCGAATCTTCAAAGAGCAGCCCTATGTCGCTTAA